The proteins below come from a single Perca flavescens isolate YP-PL-M2 chromosome 8, PFLA_1.0, whole genome shotgun sequence genomic window:
- the LOC114559735 gene encoding peptidyl-prolyl cis-trans isomerase FKBP8 isoform X1: MVVDKFYRQTETPSILVSIMETEPCCEEHKDPAVERTEPEVREAISELADGDSHTELPCGPAEEAEEPSVKEQTETESCAGESKSTEIKKTSYLEQSGDTECKERRKLKKTNSWKMVRFQDPSMEEDVLERDSSAESLFPEYAMVEWTSSSFEELFAADDWQDITEDRLLRKKVVDSKSLHALSPAWGEEVTVKMQCVLEDRTVVEKDARLVFVIGEGDVTQALEECVMSMQKGEITLLLADSLYAYGLLGREPDIPPWAPLLYQLQLLDIRKKPDPLTLPIADRIRIGNQKRERGNFHFQREEYSMAARAYCMALDVLTTHSLDGGDGGMKTEEEEVRDYRVKCLNNLATAQLKLEQYCEALHTSRDVLTLEPNNVKSLYRVGKLQSDMGEYKEAMEMLKRALKLEPATKAIHVELSKLVQRQSGGKDTQEWKAKPAELLGENIKPFLIPSKNKPSGISWKFILLALVVALGSLVTSMILTARN; encoded by the exons ATGGTTGTCGATAAattctacagacagacagagactccttccattttggtcAG TATAATGGAGACAGAGCCATGTTGTGAAGAGCATAAAGACCCTGCAGTGGAGCGTACAGAGCCTGAGGTAAGAGAGGCCATTTCTGAGCTTGCTGACGGGGACAGTCACACTGAGCTGCCCTGTGGGCCTGCAGAGGAAGCCGAGGAGCCGAGTGTAAAAGAGCAGACTGAAACCGAGAGCTGTGCCGGAGAGAGTAAAAGcactgagataaaaaaaaccTCTTATCTTGAGCAAAGTGGAGACACAGAATGCAAGGAGCGGAGGAAACTGAAGAAAACCAACAGCTGGAAGATGGTGCGATTCCAAGACCCATCAATGGAGGAAGATGTGTTGGAGAGAGACAGCTCAGCAGAGAGTCTCTTTCCAGAATATGCGATGGTGGAGTGGACTTCCTCCAGCTTTGAGGAGCTGTTCGCGGCAGACGATTGGCAGGACATTACAG AGGACCGGCTGTTGAGGAAGAAGGTGGTGGATTCCAAATCCCTGCACGCCCTGAGCCCCGCCTGGGGCGAGGAGGTTACTGTGAAGATGCAATGTGTCCTGGAGGACCGCACTGTGGTGGAGAAGGACGCCAGGCTTGTCTTTGTAATCGGAGAGGGAGATGTGACCCAA GCACTGGAGGAGTGTGTCATGTCCATGCAGAAGGGCGAGATCACATTACTGCTGGCAGATTCACTGTATGCCTATGGACTTCTGGGAAG AGAGCCTGATATTCCACCCTGGGCTCCTTTACTCTACCAGCTCCAGCTGCTGGACATCAGAAAGAAACCGGACCCGTTAACTCTGCCCATCGCAGACCGCATCCGCATTGGCAACCAGAAACGAGAGCGAGGAAACTTTCATTTCCAGAGGGAGGAATACAGCATGGCTGCCAGAGCCTATTGTATGGCTCTGGATGTGCTAACCACACACAGCCTAG ATGGTGGCGACGGCGGCATGaagacggaggaggaggaggtgcgaGACTACCGGGTGAAGTGTTTGAACAACCTGGCCACTGCTCAGCTCAAACTGGAGCAGTACTGCGAGGCACTGCACACCAGCCGCGACGTTCTGACCCTCGAGCCAAACAATGTCAAGTCTCTTTACCGGGTGGGAAAG CTCCAGTCAGACATGGGTGAATACAAAGAGGCGATGGAAATGCTAAAAAGAGCATTGAAACTGGAGCCGGCCACCAAG gcGATCCACGTCGAGTTATCTAAACTCGTCCAAAGGCAATCGGGCGGCAAAGATACTCAGGAATGGAAAGCTAAACCAGCAGAGCTGCTTGGGGAGAATAtcaaaccttttctgattcctTCTAAAAATAAACCATCT gGAATTTCCTGGAAGTTTATACTCCTAGCTTTGGTTGTGGCCTTGGGCAGCTTAGTGACATCAATGATCCTGACTGCAAGAAACTGA
- the LOC114559735 gene encoding peptidyl-prolyl cis-trans isomerase FKBP8 isoform X2, whose amino-acid sequence METEPCCEEHKDPAVERTEPEVREAISELADGDSHTELPCGPAEEAEEPSVKEQTETESCAGESKSTEIKKTSYLEQSGDTECKERRKLKKTNSWKMVRFQDPSMEEDVLERDSSAESLFPEYAMVEWTSSSFEELFAADDWQDITEDRLLRKKVVDSKSLHALSPAWGEEVTVKMQCVLEDRTVVEKDARLVFVIGEGDVTQALEECVMSMQKGEITLLLADSLYAYGLLGREPDIPPWAPLLYQLQLLDIRKKPDPLTLPIADRIRIGNQKRERGNFHFQREEYSMAARAYCMALDVLTTHSLDGGDGGMKTEEEEVRDYRVKCLNNLATAQLKLEQYCEALHTSRDVLTLEPNNVKSLYRVGKLQSDMGEYKEAMEMLKRALKLEPATKAIHVELSKLVQRQSGGKDTQEWKAKPAELLGENIKPFLIPSKNKPSGISWKFILLALVVALGSLVTSMILTARN is encoded by the exons ATGGAGACAGAGCCATGTTGTGAAGAGCATAAAGACCCTGCAGTGGAGCGTACAGAGCCTGAGGTAAGAGAGGCCATTTCTGAGCTTGCTGACGGGGACAGTCACACTGAGCTGCCCTGTGGGCCTGCAGAGGAAGCCGAGGAGCCGAGTGTAAAAGAGCAGACTGAAACCGAGAGCTGTGCCGGAGAGAGTAAAAGcactgagataaaaaaaaccTCTTATCTTGAGCAAAGTGGAGACACAGAATGCAAGGAGCGGAGGAAACTGAAGAAAACCAACAGCTGGAAGATGGTGCGATTCCAAGACCCATCAATGGAGGAAGATGTGTTGGAGAGAGACAGCTCAGCAGAGAGTCTCTTTCCAGAATATGCGATGGTGGAGTGGACTTCCTCCAGCTTTGAGGAGCTGTTCGCGGCAGACGATTGGCAGGACATTACAG AGGACCGGCTGTTGAGGAAGAAGGTGGTGGATTCCAAATCCCTGCACGCCCTGAGCCCCGCCTGGGGCGAGGAGGTTACTGTGAAGATGCAATGTGTCCTGGAGGACCGCACTGTGGTGGAGAAGGACGCCAGGCTTGTCTTTGTAATCGGAGAGGGAGATGTGACCCAA GCACTGGAGGAGTGTGTCATGTCCATGCAGAAGGGCGAGATCACATTACTGCTGGCAGATTCACTGTATGCCTATGGACTTCTGGGAAG AGAGCCTGATATTCCACCCTGGGCTCCTTTACTCTACCAGCTCCAGCTGCTGGACATCAGAAAGAAACCGGACCCGTTAACTCTGCCCATCGCAGACCGCATCCGCATTGGCAACCAGAAACGAGAGCGAGGAAACTTTCATTTCCAGAGGGAGGAATACAGCATGGCTGCCAGAGCCTATTGTATGGCTCTGGATGTGCTAACCACACACAGCCTAG ATGGTGGCGACGGCGGCATGaagacggaggaggaggaggtgcgaGACTACCGGGTGAAGTGTTTGAACAACCTGGCCACTGCTCAGCTCAAACTGGAGCAGTACTGCGAGGCACTGCACACCAGCCGCGACGTTCTGACCCTCGAGCCAAACAATGTCAAGTCTCTTTACCGGGTGGGAAAG CTCCAGTCAGACATGGGTGAATACAAAGAGGCGATGGAAATGCTAAAAAGAGCATTGAAACTGGAGCCGGCCACCAAG gcGATCCACGTCGAGTTATCTAAACTCGTCCAAAGGCAATCGGGCGGCAAAGATACTCAGGAATGGAAAGCTAAACCAGCAGAGCTGCTTGGGGAGAATAtcaaaccttttctgattcctTCTAAAAATAAACCATCT gGAATTTCCTGGAAGTTTATACTCCTAGCTTTGGTTGTGGCCTTGGGCAGCTTAGTGACATCAATGATCCTGACTGCAAGAAACTGA